In Amycolatopsis sp. FBCC-B4732, the genomic stretch GGACACGCCGGACGTGCCGGCCGCCCGGAAGTACTACGAAAGCCTGGGTTTCCGCGTGTCGGAGGACATCCAGGACGACGAGGGCACGGTGTACGCGGCCTGGCTGTTCCGCAAGCCGACGGTCCACGACGTCGCCCTGACCGGCGGCGACGGCCCGCGGCTGCACCACATCGCGTTCGCGTCGCACGAGCGGCACCAGATCCTGCACATCTGCGACCACCTGGGCGCGCTGCGCAAGTCCGGGATGATCGAGCGCGGCCCGGGCCGCCACGGCGTGTCGAACGCGTTCTACCTGTACGTGCGCGACCCCGACGGGCACCGCATCGAGATCTACACGCACGACTACTACACCGGCGACCCGGACAACCCGGTGATCACCTGGGACGTCCACGACAACCAGCGCCGCGACTGGTGGGGCAACCCGGTGGTGCCGAGCTGGTACACCGACGCGTCGGTGGTGCTGGACCTCGACGGGGCGGTCCGGCCGGTCGTCGCCCGGTCCGAGCCGCGCGAAGCCGACGTCACCATCGGCGCGGACGGGTTCTCCTTCACCACCGGGGAGGCGGAGTTCAAGCTAGGCGAGCAGGTGTGAGAACCACGCGCGGGTGCGGTTCAGGACGTCGATCCGGTGGTCGCGTTCGCGGATCGAGTGGCCTTCCCGCGGGTAGACGACCAACTCGTGTTCCCGGTCGTGCAGCGCGCGGTGCAGGAGTTCGGCCTGGGAGAGCGGCACGTTCGGGTCGTTCTCGCCGTGCAGGATCAGCACCGGCGTGCGGATCCGGTGGGCGTGGGTGATCGGGCTGTTCGCCCGCCCGCCGAGCGCGGCCTCGAACCGGGTGTGCTCGCCGGTGGCGGCCAGCAGCGGCCAGTCGATCACGCCCGCGCCGACCACGGCGGCCTTGAAGCGGTCGGTCTGCGTGACGGCCCAGGCCGCCACGAACCCGCCGTGGCTCCAGCCCCCGATCCCGAGCCGGTCCTCGTCGGCGACGCCCGCTTCGACGAGGAGGTCGATGCCGGTGAGGACGTCGGTGAACTCCGCCCCGCCGACGTCGCCGGCGACGCTGCGGGCGAAGGCGTCCCCGTGCCCGAGCCCACCGCGGCCGTTGGGCTGGAAGACCGCGAAGCCGGCGGCCGCGAGCCATTGGCCGGAGGGGTACCAGCCGAGGTGGAAGCCGGCGGCGTAGCGGTCGTGCGGGCCGCCGTGGATCAGGGTGACGAGCGGGAACGGGCCGTCCGAGCGGGTGGTTCCGGGCGGGAGGAGGAGCAGGCCGTCGAGTTCCAGGCCGTCTTCGGCCCGGTAGGCGAGGCGTTCCCGCGGGGCCCAGTCCCCCTTCAGGGCGGTGGTCAGGCGGACGAGCGGCCCCGCGGCCGGCCCGGCGTGCACGGCGTCGGGTTCGGCCGCGGTGCTCGCGACGAGCGCGACCTCGCCGGCCCCGTTCGCGGTCAGGCCGACGAGCGAGCCCCGGGCGTTGGCGATTTCGGCGAAGTCCGGGAGCCGCCGGATCGTGGTGTCGAGCCCCTCGGCGACCAGGACGAGCGGCGGCCCATCCCCGGCTGCTGCGAGTTCGGTGGGGCAGCCGTCCAGGCCGGCGGTGAGGTTGCGGCCGTCGGCGTCGAAGACGGCATGGCCCCCGACGAGGCCGGGTGGGGTGAGACCGAGGTAGACCAGCCGCCAGCCGGTTTCGTCTCGCCACCAGGTGAGGCCGGTCGCTTCGAGCGCCGGGGCGGGCAGGTCTTCGACGGCGCCGGTGCGGAGGTCGACGAGGTGCAGGCCGGGTTCGAAAACCCCGGGTTCGCGGTCGGCGACGGACCAGGTGAGGACGGCGAGGGTGCGCCCGTCCGGCCGGGCGGCGGCTTCGACGACGTGCCGGCGGCCGAGGTCCGCGAGTGGCCGCGGGGTCTCGGTGCCCGGGTCGAGCAGCCACAGGCGGTCCGGCCGGGCCACCGTGTCCCAGCGCGGCCTGGCCACCGGTGGCTGGTGAGCGGCCGCCACCGGGTCCTCGCTCGACCCCGCACCACCTCCGGCGGGCGTGCGCGCGCCCGGGCCCGCCGTGACCTGGCGAACCCGCGGATCGGCTTGCCGGTCGTCCTCCCCCGGCGCCAGCACCACGACCGCCGCCGCGTCCGGCACCGGAACGCACCCGCTCACGCCCGTGGCCCAGTCCGTCAGCCGCTCCGCGTCGCCGTCGGTCCCGGCGCGGTACAGCTGCGCCTTCCCCTCTTCGTCCCGGTCCGACAGGAAGAAGACCGTCGCCGAGTCCGCCGCCCACCGCGGCTCGCGGCCCGTCGCGAACTCCCGCGGCTCGGCACCGCCGTCCACCGGGACGAGCCACAAACCCCCGTCCACCGCGTAGACGACCCACCGGCCGTCCGGGGACAGCTGCGGGGTGCGTGGCACCTGCCGGTCGACCACGGTCTCCGCCGTCAGTTCAGTCACTTCCCCGATACTGGCCCATCCGGCCGCCGCGCTGCCACGAACCCTCCGGGGAGGTGCGGGATGACCGTCGAAGAAGAAATGAGCCGGGCCGTCGAGGAGCTCAGCACGCGGGTCGCCGCCGCCGCGGAGCTGACGCTCGACCTTTCCCCGCGGCCACTGCCGCGCCGGGTGCGGTCGGCCGTCGCCGAGTGCGTGGGGTTCGGGCAGCCGCGGGACGTACGGCTGGGGGCGCTGCTCCTGGTCGTCGACGAACTCGTCGGCAACGCCTACCGCCACACCGGGCGGCCGTCCCTCCTGCGGGTCACCCGCGAACAGCGTGGCCTGCTGGTCGAGGTGTCCGACGAGGACCCGGCGATCGAGCGGGTCGCCGCCGGCGGCGGGCACGGGCTGCGGCTGATCGACGAGCTCTCCCACGGCTGGGGCGTGCGCGCCACGGCGTCCGGGAAGGTCGTCTGGGCGCTGGTGCCCGTCCACCTCCTCCGCTGACGCTCACCCCGTCCGCACCCCGACGAGCTCGCCCCGCGACCGCACCTTCAGCTTCCGCAGCACGTTGGCCACGTGCTGCTCGACCGTGCGCCGGGACAGGAACAGCACCTCCGCGATCTCCCGGTTCGTGTGCCCGTCGGTCAGCAACCGCGCCACGTCGCGCTCGCGCGGGGACAGCTCGTCGCCGTAGCCGCGGCGGCCGCGGCGGGAGGGGGCCGTCGCGCCCGTCGAGCGGAACGTGTGGCGGCAGCGGGCCGCGTCGCGGGTCGCGCCCAGTGCGGCGAACGCGTCGGCCAGGTCGCCGAACTCGCCCGCCGCGGCCACGTCGCCGGCCTCGTACCGGCAGCGCGCCCGGCGTTCGGCCGCCACCAATGCCGGGTACGGCGTCGAGAGGCGCTCGTAGCGGGCGCAGGCTTCGTCGAACGCCCCGACCGCGCCCGCGACGTCGCCGTCGTGGGCCGCGACGATCCCGCGCCCTTCGGTGAGGACCGCCCGGGCCATCGGCGCCGCCAGGTCGCGGGTCTCGCGGTCGAGCTCGGCGAGCACGGCGCGGGCCTCCCCCGCGCGGCCGGTCCGGCAGAACGCCGTCACCGCCACCGGCACCAGCTCGCCCGACCACGCCCAGACGCCCTTGGTGCGGACCAGTTCCAGGCCGCGCGCGGCTTCCGCGGCCGCCGCCTCGACGGCGTCCTGGGCCAGCAGCATCCCGGCGATCCCGCCGTGCGCGGCGACCACCACCGGGGTGAACGCGTTCTCCGGCCGGTCGACGCCGGTCACCGCGAAACACGCCGCCGCCCGGTCCCAGGCCCCGCGCGCGCCGGCAAGCAGGCCCAGTACCAGCGACAGCTCGCTGCTCACCGGCAGCAGGTCGCGGTACTCCGCCAGCAGCGCCCGCGCGCGTTCGTCGAGCCCGGCCCACGCGCCGCTCAGCCAGTCGATGTGCACCCCCGTCGTGCGGGCCGTGCTGACGACGTACGGCGTCCCGGCGTCGGCCGCGAGCTGCATCCCGCGTTCCAGCAGGCCGCGCGCCCGGCGGTGGTGCCCGGTCCACGCGCCGGCGTCGGCGGCGTTGCAGTACAGCCGCGCCAGCTGGCGCTGTTCCTCGGCCGAACCGGCGCTCACCGGGGCAGCGTCGAGCGCCGCCCACGCGCGCGGGTCGCCGATGTGCAGGCGGGACGGGATGTTGTTGGCCATCAGCGTCAGCCGCAGCCGCGCGTCTTCCGCGGTCGCGATGAGTCCGTCGACCCGGTCGAGCCAGGGCAGGTGCACGCGCAACGGCGTCGCGCCCACCCAAGGCTGCGCGAGCACGGCCATCGCCCGCCCGGCGAGATCCGGCCGGTGCCCGAGCCCCGGCAGCGCCACCTCGATCTCGGCGCGCGCCGCCTCCAGGCCGTCGGCCTGCCGGACCAGGAGCAGCCCGAGGCTCAGCCGGATCTCCGCCGACAGCCGCCCGGAGAGCCGGTCACCGGAGAGCAGCCCCTCCAGAGTGGCGACGACCTCGGCCTGCGAGACGCCGTTCGCGGCCACGGACGCCAGTTTCGCCGCCAGTCTGTCCACATCGGACGGATCGAGCTCCGGCCCGGCGAGCAGCGCGCGCAGCAGCCCGATCGCGGTCGCCGGGTCGCCGGCCTCCATCGCGCGGTCGGCCGCGGCTTCGCCGTAGCGCAACGCGTCGGCCGCGTTCCCGGCCTTCCGGCTGTGCTCG encodes the following:
- the hpaD gene encoding 3,4-dihydroxyphenylacetate 2,3-dioxygenase, which translates into the protein MTATPPDVIRCAYAELVVTDLAASRAFYVDVLGLVVTHEDADALYLRAFEEYLHHSLVLRRGPTAALGVLAYRVRTPGDLDLAEEYYRALGVRVERRPAGATRGIGEAVRIIDPLGFPVEFFHEAEHVERFTQRYDVHGAGALSRLDHFNLDTPDVPAARKYYESLGFRVSEDIQDDEGTVYAAWLFRKPTVHDVALTGGDGPRLHHIAFASHERHQILHICDHLGALRKSGMIERGPGRHGVSNAFYLYVRDPDGHRIEIYTHDYYTGDPDNPVITWDVHDNQRRDWWGNPVVPSWYTDASVVLDLDGAVRPVVARSEPREADVTIGADGFSFTTGEAEFKLGEQV
- a CDS encoding prolyl oligopeptidase family serine peptidase translates to MTELTAETVVDRQVPRTPQLSPDGRWVVYAVDGGLWLVPVDGGAEPREFATGREPRWAADSATVFFLSDRDEEGKAQLYRAGTDGDAERLTDWATGVSGCVPVPDAAAVVVLAPGEDDRQADPRVRQVTAGPGARTPAGGGAGSSEDPVAAAHQPPVARPRWDTVARPDRLWLLDPGTETPRPLADLGRRHVVEAAARPDGRTLAVLTWSVADREPGVFEPGLHLVDLRTGAVEDLPAPALEATGLTWWRDETGWRLVYLGLTPPGLVGGHAVFDADGRNLTAGLDGCPTELAAAGDGPPLVLVAEGLDTTIRRLPDFAEIANARGSLVGLTANGAGEVALVASTAAEPDAVHAGPAAGPLVRLTTALKGDWAPRERLAYRAEDGLELDGLLLLPPGTTRSDGPFPLVTLIHGGPHDRYAAGFHLGWYPSGQWLAAAGFAVFQPNGRGGLGHGDAFARSVAGDVGGAEFTDVLTGIDLLVEAGVADEDRLGIGGWSHGGFVAAWAVTQTDRFKAAVVGAGVIDWPLLAATGEHTRFEAALGGRANSPITHAHRIRTPVLILHGENDPNVPLSQAELLHRALHDREHELVVYPREGHSIRERDHRIDVLNRTRAWFSHLLA
- a CDS encoding ATP-binding protein, producing the protein MTVEEEMSRAVEELSTRVAAAAELTLDLSPRPLPRRVRSAVAECVGFGQPRDVRLGALLLVVDELVGNAYRHTGRPSLLRVTREQRGLLVEVSDEDPAIERVAAGGGHGLRLIDELSHGWGVRATASGKVVWALVPVHLLR
- a CDS encoding AAA family ATPase is translated as MTNGIVARAGSPVLVGRTAELAALVSAALRPPAVLVLEGEAGAGKTRLAAELLARPELAGARVLAGRCRPQREPFPYGVVVEALRDAAKYLPSAPAPGPLTGVLGRPLPELAPLLPVAPEPPGDRRAEAHRFFRAVRELLDLLGPLVLVVEDVHWADDGSRRLLRFLMGDLPAGTVLLVSYRPEDVPGGLPLGRAHRPAPGSSTTLVRVGPLDPDGVGQLAAALLGEPGVSGAFAARLHERTAGIPFVVEEAVHALPSPVTDGALDSVEVPELLREATVDRLGSLPLVARRIAEAAAVLAEPAPVELLTTVAGLDAARGRYALVLALERAVLVEAAECRYGFRHDFARQAAYGAIPGPVRQELHRRAVRVLAGRRPEPWLRLAEHSRKAGNAADALRYGEAAADRAMEAGDPATAIGLLRALLAGPELDPSDVDRLAAKLASVAANGVSQAEVVATLEGLLSGDRLSGRLSAEIRLSLGLLLVRQADGLEAARAEIEVALPGLGHRPDLAGRAMAVLAQPWVGATPLRVHLPWLDRVDGLIATAEDARLRLTLMANNIPSRLHIGDPRAWAALDAAPVSAGSAEEQRQLARLYCNAADAGAWTGHHRRARGLLERGMQLAADAGTPYVVSTARTTGVHIDWLSGAWAGLDERARALLAEYRDLLPVSSELSLVLGLLAGARGAWDRAAACFAVTGVDRPENAFTPVVVAAHGGIAGMLLAQDAVEAAAAEAARGLELVRTKGVWAWSGELVPVAVTAFCRTGRAGEARAVLAELDRETRDLAAPMARAVLTEGRGIVAAHDGDVAGAVGAFDEACARYERLSTPYPALVAAERRARCRYEAGDVAAAGEFGDLADAFAALGATRDAARCRHTFRSTGATAPSRRGRRGYGDELSPRERDVARLLTDGHTNREIAEVLFLSRRTVEQHVANVLRKLKVRSRGELVGVRTG